One part of the Archaeoglobaceae archaeon genome encodes these proteins:
- a CDS encoding pectin acetylesterase-family hydrolase gives MKLLVFVGLILAIAPVFALGSYEIVKETYANPFEIDISSMPALNSLPIDDPNDGIDWVKVKLPSPCVNGLGKETFILVRRGAENNLLIFLEGGGACADYTTCKPMLCTNIENCKPLLGIGTVVALESKTWFLNLYYRGGIFDVKNPKNPFRNWTMVFVPYNTGDIHMGNRVVKYFDSNSSSTKTIYHVGFVNGIVAIRYALQNNWDRVVVTGSSAGGYGTLLHSYYTWKLFGRPILAINDAGPGIMPSPQSQFQMPEVMERWGTIQNFPEGAIPYLNGDPIYAIEFGLNDCQQCIYALFEDQLDLIIGTIFSGYKPCEYQSRLLRVTNELQQKFPDRFCRFMPVSIQHTMITGGMLYPLQKDRFYNEEINGYKIYVWVNELLKGKCPDLVAKSN, from the coding sequence ATGAAATTGCTGGTGTTTGTTGGGTTAATCCTCGCTATTGCACCAGTTTTTGCTCTTGGCAGCTACGAGATAGTAAAAGAGACGTATGCAAATCCATTCGAGATCGATATCAGCTCGATGCCCGCTTTGAATTCCCTGCCCATTGACGATCCAAACGACGGGATAGATTGGGTGAAAGTCAAGCTACCAAGCCCTTGCGTTAATGGATTGGGCAAAGAGACTTTTATACTTGTCAGAAGAGGGGCTGAGAACAATCTTCTTATCTTCTTAGAGGGTGGCGGAGCCTGTGCGGATTATACAACTTGTAAACCGATGTTATGCACAAACATCGAGAACTGCAAACCACTGCTGGGGATTGGAACAGTCGTAGCCCTTGAGTCCAAGACGTGGTTCCTGAATCTCTACTACAGAGGAGGTATTTTTGACGTTAAGAATCCGAAAAATCCGTTCAGAAATTGGACAATGGTTTTTGTGCCCTACAATACTGGTGATATCCACATGGGGAACAGAGTTGTAAAATACTTCGACAGCAACTCTTCGTCCACAAAAACGATCTACCATGTTGGCTTTGTGAATGGAATAGTGGCAATCCGATATGCTCTGCAAAATAACTGGGACAGAGTTGTTGTCACAGGCTCAAGTGCGGGTGGCTATGGAACGCTGTTGCACAGCTACTATACATGGAAGCTTTTCGGCAGGCCAATTCTGGCAATAAACGACGCAGGCCCGGGAATTATGCCAAGTCCACAAAGTCAATTCCAGATGCCAGAAGTTATGGAAAGATGGGGAACAATCCAGAACTTCCCCGAAGGGGCAATTCCCTACTTAAATGGCGATCCGATCTATGCGATTGAATTCGGCTTAAATGATTGCCAGCAATGCATCTATGCGCTCTTTGAAGACCAGCTGGACTTAATAATAGGCACGATATTCAGCGGATACAAGCCATGCGAGTATCAGAGTAGATTGCTAAGAGTGACTAACGAGCTACAGCAGAAGTTCCCCGATAGATTCTGCAGGTTCATGCCAGTAAGCATCCAGCACACGATGATAACAGGCGGTATGCTTTATCCACTCCAGAAGGACAGATTCTACAACGAAGAAATAAATGGCTACAAGATATACGTATGGGTAAATGAACTTCTAAAAGGTAAATGCCCTGATCTTGTTGCCAAGAGCAACTGA
- a CDS encoding DUF166 family protein has translation MDLGIIYSGKFGERFVCNLAYPDLCPKFGACGIDGCDFCKKYDFSSNISFVQSLPEPSAIGLYVEEPENYVQKFSCEVLVAINVHPDILISLPKIGEFRALIVPACDQKWCSPGLRRQLKEKCAQVGIQFDSPKPFCALNPEGNILKRFCDYFSIGRPEFKVKLDSNAIENVEVLRSDPCGSAYFVAKRMRGFVIEDLSELYKEIHQHQCAYPCMASMERDVELIEAPFHLAGYIMVYNFSKAVGVDAGNFVPEHFKKIVIT, from the coding sequence GTGGATCTTGGAATAATCTACAGCGGAAAATTCGGAGAGAGATTTGTCTGCAATCTTGCTTATCCAGATCTTTGCCCAAAGTTTGGTGCATGCGGAATTGATGGTTGTGACTTCTGCAAGAAATATGACTTCTCTTCAAATATTTCATTCGTTCAATCACTTCCTGAGCCAAGTGCAATAGGATTATATGTAGAAGAGCCTGAAAATTATGTGCAGAAGTTTTCTTGCGAAGTTCTTGTTGCTATAAACGTTCATCCTGACATTCTAATATCCTTGCCGAAAATTGGAGAATTCAGGGCTTTAATTGTGCCCGCATGTGACCAGAAATGGTGCTCTCCGGGTTTAAGAAGGCAATTGAAAGAAAAGTGCGCGCAAGTTGGTATCCAATTTGACTCTCCAAAGCCTTTCTGCGCTTTAAATCCAGAGGGTAATATTTTAAAGAGATTCTGCGATTATTTCAGCATTGGACGTCCAGAATTCAAAGTAAAGCTTGATAGTAATGCAATTGAAAATGTAGAGGTTTTGCGAAGTGATCCATGTGGTTCCGCTTACTTTGTGGCTAAAAGAATGCGTGGTTTTGTTATAGAGGATCTTAGCGAGTTATATAAGGAGATCCATCAGCATCAGTGTGCCTATCCATGTATGGCAAGCATGGAAAGAGATGTGGAACTGATCGAAGCTCCTTTTCATCTTGCGGGCTACATAATGGTTTACAACTTCAGCAAGGCGGTTGGAGTTGATGCAGGCAACTTTGTTCCAGAGCATTTTAAGAAAATTGTAATAACTTGA
- a CDS encoding DUF362 domain-containing protein, whose protein sequence is MPKVIVENVESYEKVGDFVEKVYDVFGFKNCSYLKPNFLKFTDPSTGCITHPKLIEAILKVAKEHGHELTIIEGGFYKYTAKKCFEAFGLNNLAKCINLNEDEFVEVEVNGKALKTVKMAKTALEARNRYISVPKLKVHHKTIVTLGIKNNMGFLKKPAIYMHPRISQKLVDLLQFTRPQLTIVDGIIGGNKSESSTVPLEHGVMVASDDVVACDVVCARLMGFNPRNIKHIRLAMDSFGIRENEIEIEGNLAVKKYSLSLLNRLFGRFI, encoded by the coding sequence ATGCCGAAAGTTATTGTTGAAAATGTTGAAAGCTACGAAAAGGTTGGAGACTTTGTGGAAAAAGTGTATGATGTTTTTGGATTCAAAAACTGCTCTTATCTGAAACCGAATTTTCTGAAGTTCACAGACCCAAGCACTGGCTGCATTACCCACCCAAAGTTAATAGAGGCAATACTAAAGGTCGCAAAAGAGCATGGGCACGAGTTAACAATAATTGAAGGTGGGTTTTATAAATATACTGCAAAGAAATGTTTCGAAGCTTTCGGCTTAAACAACTTGGCTAAATGCATAAATCTGAACGAAGACGAATTTGTCGAGGTTGAGGTCAACGGAAAAGCTCTTAAGACTGTTAAGATGGCTAAAACTGCGCTGGAAGCGAGAAACAGATACATTAGCGTTCCAAAGCTTAAAGTTCATCATAAAACCATTGTAACCTTAGGAATAAAGAACAACATGGGTTTTCTTAAGAAGCCCGCTATTTACATGCATCCGAGAATAAGCCAAAAGCTTGTCGATCTTCTTCAATTTACAAGACCACAGCTAACAATTGTTGATGGAATAATCGGTGGAAACAAATCTGAATCTAGCACAGTTCCGCTGGAACACGGAGTAATGGTTGCAAGCGACGATGTTGTTGCATGCGATGTGGTTTGTGCACGGCTAATGGGTTTCAATCCAAGAAACATAAAGCACATTCGTTTAGCAATGGACAGCTTTGGCATTAGAGAAAACGAAATAGAAATAGAAGGCAATTTAGCTGTTAAGAAATACTCGCTTTCATTATTAAACCGATTGTTTGGCAGATTTATTTGA
- a CDS encoding TIGR00295 family protein, with amino-acid sequence MQVPEIVKRIWEKYGLEENVRRHCMAVADLALKIAENVDKNGHRVDKEAILLGALLHDIGRAITHDPFQHFLKSAEILRAEGMDEKIVKIAERHFSAGISAEEAKRLGLPEKDYLPESLEEKIVSFADNITFGAKNVDFESFLRRLDKIDLENPRLRWFTEATRERARRMKEEIERLSGMKF; translated from the coding sequence ATGCAAGTGCCTGAGATTGTTAAAAGGATCTGGGAAAAATATGGGCTTGAAGAGAACGTTAGAAGGCATTGCATGGCGGTTGCAGATTTAGCTTTGAAGATCGCTGAAAATGTAGACAAAAATGGTCACAGAGTGGACAAAGAGGCAATCCTCTTAGGCGCCCTTCTGCATGACATCGGCAGAGCAATAACTCATGATCCATTTCAGCATTTCCTGAAGTCCGCGGAGATTTTAAGGGCTGAAGGAATGGACGAGAAGATCGTAAAGATTGCTGAGAGACACTTCAGTGCGGGAATTAGTGCTGAAGAGGCAAAAAGGCTTGGCTTGCCTGAGAAGGACTACTTACCAGAAAGTTTGGAAGAGAAGATCGTAAGCTTTGCAGACAACATAACCTTTGGAGCCAAGAACGTGGACTTTGAAAGCTTTTTAAGACGTTTGGACAAAATTGATTTGGAGAATCCAAGGCTTAGGTGGTTCACAGAGGCTACAAGGGAGAGAGCAAGAAGAATGAAAGAAGAAATCGAAAGACTGAGCGGAATGAAGTTTTAA
- the rgy gene encoding reverse gyrase — MDVVYQNLCPVCGKDLTSYEINLRFCNSNKTHFCVDDDLMPFLEFFKKCIGEPREIQKMWAKRVLNGDSFTLTAPTGIGKTSFGLAISLFLAMNGKRCYIIFPTSILVKQAVENLKSYSEKIGLDLSLNDTEKFPVGFYHSDIEDKGAFFEKIGEFRILITTAQFLAKNFEKMKDLTFDFIFVDDVDAVLKASKNVERILSLLGFGKGTEKGVLVVSTATAKLGKNVELFRKFLNFSIGSSQYYLRNIEDVIVDKKEDLPELLKRLGPGGLIYVRSIDECEKIYEELKSAFKIGIVTSKSSKDFELFSRGELDYLVGTAHYYGILVRGLDLPERIRFAIFIGCPVHRFRIEDIEKVPITTLRALTLILREDERLEKFVPKLNFIKKIENELRAILKEVIAEGNLKVRDAVIRKGEVIIPDVRTYLQASGRTSRLHARGITKGASFVFEEDAEILRAFIERAKYYDIAFGYIKNVDLDRLKKEIDESRKRKEEVELIKPALLVVESPTKAKQISRFFGKPSVRFIDSIPVYEVPTEKYLLLITATLGHLTDLVINRGYYGVLDNFTPVYGTIKKCKKCGNQFTDEESCPKCGSDEVDDAIKRISALRKLSQETEFVIIGTDPDSEGEKIAWDLSNLLCGQIKRAEFHEITKKEITKALNNLREINENLLKAQVVRRIEDRWIGFVLSQKVQNYFGKKYLSAGRAQTPALGWVVDRFRASRIRKSIAFIPELDLAIESDQKEFEIIIELIEDKFETRTPMPPYTTNSLLFDANAILKLSTKQAMEVAQDLFENGLITYHRTDSTRVSEYGMRLAQEYLGENFKGREWFAEGAHECIRPTRAIDRFTLERLIEERVFDIDGFGWAHFALYDLIFRRFMASQCKDFEVHIKKYRITANGKSFEEERIVEAKGKAFELYKSVWVKKELTEGKFKVQAEVRKVPSAQLLTQAELIRLMKERGIGRPSTYAVIVDKLFARNYVLEKNGRLIPTKDGISVYDFLISNYAPFISESRTRALEEKMDAIERGKVDYLDALKELYEEIKKIE; from the coding sequence ATGGATGTAGTCTATCAAAATCTTTGCCCGGTTTGTGGGAAAGATTTGACTTCTTATGAGATAAATCTGCGTTTCTGCAATTCTAACAAGACCCATTTTTGTGTAGATGATGATCTAATGCCGTTTTTAGAGTTTTTCAAAAAATGTATCGGGGAACCACGAGAAATTCAGAAAATGTGGGCGAAAAGAGTTCTTAATGGAGACAGTTTTACTCTAACCGCTCCTACTGGCATTGGAAAGACCTCTTTTGGGCTTGCAATTTCGCTATTTTTGGCAATGAATGGAAAAAGATGTTATATAATTTTTCCAACCTCTATTTTAGTAAAGCAGGCAGTTGAAAACCTTAAATCCTATTCTGAAAAAATTGGCTTGGATTTGAGTCTCAATGATACTGAAAAGTTTCCGGTAGGGTTTTATCATTCAGATATTGAAGATAAAGGGGCTTTTTTTGAGAAAATTGGTGAATTCAGAATTCTTATTACCACCGCTCAGTTTCTTGCAAAAAACTTTGAAAAGATGAAAGATTTGACTTTTGACTTTATATTTGTTGATGACGTCGATGCTGTTCTCAAAGCTTCAAAAAACGTGGAAAGAATTCTAAGCCTACTTGGATTTGGAAAAGGGACAGAGAAAGGAGTTCTGGTTGTATCCACTGCCACTGCAAAGCTCGGGAAAAATGTTGAGCTTTTTCGGAAATTCTTGAATTTCAGCATAGGATCTTCTCAATACTATCTAAGAAACATAGAAGACGTAATCGTAGATAAAAAGGAAGATCTGCCAGAACTTCTGAAAAGACTTGGACCCGGAGGCCTTATATATGTGCGGAGTATTGATGAATGCGAGAAGATTTACGAAGAGCTCAAAAGTGCGTTTAAAATAGGAATAGTTACTTCAAAGAGTTCGAAGGATTTTGAGCTATTCTCGAGAGGTGAACTTGATTATCTGGTTGGAACCGCACATTACTATGGAATTTTGGTTAGAGGTCTGGATTTGCCTGAAAGAATCAGGTTTGCCATCTTTATCGGATGTCCTGTTCACAGATTCAGGATTGAAGATATCGAGAAGGTTCCGATTACGACGTTAAGGGCTTTGACTCTAATTTTGAGAGAAGATGAACGGTTGGAAAAATTCGTTCCAAAACTCAATTTCATTAAAAAAATCGAAAACGAGCTTAGAGCGATTTTAAAAGAAGTTATCGCTGAGGGAAATCTGAAAGTAAGAGATGCTGTGATACGCAAAGGAGAAGTCATTATCCCCGATGTAAGAACTTATCTGCAGGCTTCTGGCAGAACTTCAAGATTGCACGCAAGGGGCATAACAAAAGGGGCGAGCTTTGTTTTTGAAGAAGACGCTGAGATTTTAAGAGCATTTATAGAGAGGGCAAAATACTACGATATAGCCTTTGGCTATATAAAAAATGTTGATTTGGACAGGTTGAAAAAGGAGATTGACGAAAGTAGAAAAAGAAAAGAAGAAGTAGAATTAATAAAACCCGCTCTTCTGGTTGTGGAAAGCCCGACAAAAGCAAAGCAGATATCGAGATTTTTCGGAAAACCAAGCGTTAGATTTATCGATTCAATTCCAGTTTACGAAGTCCCCACAGAAAAATACCTGCTCCTGATAACCGCAACACTTGGGCATTTAACAGATCTTGTTATCAATCGTGGCTATTATGGAGTTCTCGATAACTTTACTCCTGTCTACGGCACCATAAAGAAGTGTAAAAAATGTGGAAACCAGTTTACCGACGAGGAAAGCTGTCCGAAATGCGGTTCCGATGAGGTAGATGATGCCATAAAGAGAATATCTGCCCTAAGGAAACTATCTCAAGAGACCGAGTTCGTGATTATAGGCACAGATCCAGACTCAGAAGGGGAGAAGATCGCCTGGGATTTGAGTAATTTGCTTTGTGGGCAGATAAAACGGGCGGAATTTCACGAGATTACCAAAAAAGAGATAACGAAAGCTCTAAATAATCTCAGAGAGATAAATGAGAACCTACTGAAAGCTCAGGTTGTTCGAAGAATTGAAGATAGATGGATTGGTTTCGTTCTTAGCCAAAAAGTTCAGAATTACTTCGGAAAGAAGTATCTATCTGCAGGAAGAGCTCAGACGCCCGCTCTGGGATGGGTTGTAGATAGGTTCAGGGCGAGTAGAATCAGAAAAAGCATAGCATTCATTCCAGAATTGGATCTTGCAATTGAGTCCGATCAGAAGGAATTCGAGATAATCATTGAACTTATTGAAGACAAATTTGAAACCCGCACACCAATGCCGCCTTATACCACGAATTCGCTTCTTTTTGACGCAAACGCAATTTTAAAGCTCTCTACGAAGCAGGCAATGGAAGTTGCCCAAGACCTTTTCGAAAACGGACTTATAACCTATCACCGCACAGACTCAACAAGGGTAAGCGAGTATGGAATGAGACTTGCTCAAGAATATCTGGGCGAGAACTTTAAAGGCAGAGAATGGTTTGCAGAGGGGGCGCATGAATGTATTCGCCCTACAAGAGCCATAGATAGGTTTACTTTGGAAAGATTAATCGAGGAAAGAGTTTTTGATATAGATGGCTTTGGATGGGCACACTTTGCTCTCTATGATCTTATCTTCAGGCGATTTATGGCTTCTCAATGCAAAGATTTCGAAGTCCACATAAAGAAGTATCGGATCACAGCCAACGGAAAGTCATTTGAAGAGGAGAGAATCGTTGAAGCTAAAGGAAAGGCTTTTGAGCTTTACAAATCAGTTTGGGTCAAAAAAGAGCTTACTGAGGGGAAATTCAAGGTTCAGGCTGAAGTAAGAAAGGTGCCTTCTGCACAGCTTTTAACTCAGGCGGAACTGATAAGGCTGATGAAAGAAAGAGGAATTGGCAGACCGTCCACTTATGCGGTTATCGTTGACAAGCTGTTCGCAAGGAATTACGTGCTGGAGAAAAATGGAAGATTGATCCCTACTAAGGATGGGATTTCTGTTTATGACTTTTTGATTTCTAATTATGCTCCATTCATTTCTGAGAGCAGGACAAGGGCTCTGGAAGAAAAGATGGATGCAATAGAACGAGGAAAAGTAGATTATCTGGATGCGCTAAAAGAACTCTACGAGGAGATAAAGAAGATAGAGTGA
- a CDS encoding FAD-dependent oxidoreductase, with protein sequence MKLFEPIEIEGMKIKNRIVLPAAELNYHTPDGGITDRLLDFYRERAKGGIGFAIVGVAKIEPHFFGGLAIHDDAYIPQLAEIAKVFHEYDVKCAVQLWHPGRYEISFDPDRTPVAPSPIPPPIFSKRTPRELTKEEILKIEEEFADAAVRAKKAEFDAVELIGSAGYLISQFFSPATNKRKDEYGGSIENRARFAVEIIQRIKEKCGKYPVMIRIPGDEFVEGGNTVKEMKIIAKILEDAGVCAINVMAGWHESRRPLTTMLVPRGGFAYLGEEIKKAVSVPVIIAHRINDPFIAEKILQEGKADMVAMFRALLADPEFPNKAKQGRANEIRYCIACNQGCMDNVMQGMPVTCLVNPAAGREAELRNLKAEKKKKVVIVGGGPGGCVSAEYLAMKGHKVVLFEKTDKLGGQFNIASSSPLAYEFAEFGKYFMNILPKLGVEIRYNTTATAEKVLAEKPDVVIIAVGASPLIPQIPGVENAVTAFDVLSGKAKVGKRVVIIGAGGVGCDTAAMLADKCKVTLIEMLPKIGQDIGISTRWTVLLYLNQKGVEMLTETKAVEIKKNAVVVETPKGRKEIECDTAVIAVGTKPNDGLYDQLKDKVPEIYKIGDCLKPRKAIDATQEAFELALKI encoded by the coding sequence ATGAAGCTTTTTGAACCAATCGAAATCGAGGGAATGAAAATAAAGAATCGAATCGTTTTGCCAGCTGCGGAATTGAACTATCATACACCAGATGGTGGGATTACTGACAGACTTCTCGATTTCTACAGAGAGCGTGCAAAAGGAGGTATTGGGTTTGCAATTGTTGGAGTTGCAAAGATCGAGCCACATTTCTTCGGTGGCTTGGCAATTCATGATGACGCATATATTCCTCAGCTTGCTGAAATTGCAAAGGTTTTCCACGAATATGATGTGAAGTGCGCGGTTCAACTCTGGCACCCTGGCAGATATGAAATCTCGTTTGATCCAGATCGAACCCCCGTTGCCCCATCGCCAATTCCCCCGCCAATCTTCAGCAAAAGGACTCCGAGGGAATTAACGAAGGAAGAGATTCTCAAGATTGAGGAGGAATTTGCGGACGCTGCGGTGAGAGCAAAAAAGGCGGAATTTGATGCGGTCGAACTAATAGGTTCTGCAGGTTATCTTATTTCGCAGTTCTTCAGCCCTGCGACAAATAAAAGGAAGGACGAGTATGGAGGAAGCATAGAAAACCGTGCAAGATTTGCAGTTGAGATCATTCAGAGAATCAAGGAGAAGTGCGGAAAATATCCGGTTATGATCAGAATTCCGGGCGACGAGTTTGTTGAGGGGGGAAATACTGTTAAGGAAATGAAGATCATTGCGAAGATCCTTGAAGACGCTGGTGTTTGTGCGATCAACGTCATGGCGGGCTGGCATGAGTCGAGAAGACCGCTAACTACAATGCTTGTTCCAAGAGGGGGATTTGCATATCTTGGCGAGGAAATAAAGAAGGCTGTAAGCGTTCCCGTGATCATAGCTCACAGAATTAACGATCCCTTCATAGCTGAGAAGATCTTGCAAGAGGGCAAAGCGGACATGGTTGCGATGTTCAGAGCGCTGCTTGCAGATCCAGAGTTCCCAAATAAGGCTAAGCAGGGGAGGGCAAATGAAATAAGGTATTGCATTGCCTGCAATCAGGGCTGTATGGATAACGTTATGCAGGGAATGCCAGTTACGTGCCTTGTAAATCCCGCTGCAGGAAGAGAAGCCGAGCTCAGGAACTTGAAGGCTGAAAAGAAGAAAAAGGTGGTAATAGTAGGCGGTGGTCCTGGTGGGTGTGTTTCTGCAGAATATCTTGCAATGAAAGGGCATAAAGTCGTTCTTTTTGAGAAAACAGACAAGCTCGGAGGTCAGTTTAACATCGCTTCAAGCTCTCCCCTCGCTTATGAGTTCGCTGAATTCGGCAAATACTTCATGAACATTCTTCCAAAGCTTGGCGTCGAGATCCGCTACAACACAACAGCGACAGCTGAAAAAGTTCTTGCAGAAAAGCCCGATGTTGTGATCATTGCGGTTGGGGCAAGCCCGCTAATTCCGCAAATTCCGGGAGTTGAGAACGCTGTAACTGCCTTTGACGTTCTAAGCGGTAAGGCTAAAGTTGGCAAGAGAGTCGTGATCATTGGAGCTGGCGGTGTTGGCTGCGACACCGCAGCAATGCTTGCGGACAAATGCAAGGTTACGCTAATTGAGATGCTCCCGAAGATCGGTCAGGACATAGGAATTAGCACAAGATGGACTGTTCTGCTCTATCTGAACCAGAAAGGAGTTGAGATGCTTACTGAAACAAAGGCAGTGGAGATCAAGAAGAACGCGGTTGTGGTTGAAACCCCGAAAGGCAGAAAAGAGATCGAATGCGACACCGCGGTGATTGCGGTAGGAACAAAGCCAAATGATGGGCTATACGACCAGCTTAAAGACAAAGTCCCTGAGATCTATAAGATAGGAGATTGCCTAAAACCGAGAAAGGCAATTGATGCAACTCAGGAGGCATTTGAGCTCGCCTTGAAGATCTGA
- a CDS encoding N-glycosylase/DNA lyase, producing the protein MATLKREKESLSKISDLTEPEIPEVSEEVWNAIRRRINEFEKLGNNGATKFDFRPFLDLKLEATIESELAFCISTANSSAKAGLRFQKLLEDKEVTKLEVREIEELLRTAGVRFSRKKALYIVNALKKFKEIKLPEDEKARDLLVNEIYGFGFKEASHFLRNTGKKEFAILDRHILRWLGVEHKCMSRKRYIEAEKRMQEIAFKNKLSVAELDLLVWFSKTKMVLK; encoded by the coding sequence TTGGCTACATTGAAGAGGGAGAAGGAGTCTTTGTCAAAGATCTCAGACTTGACTGAGCCAGAAATCCCAGAGGTTTCTGAAGAAGTCTGGAATGCGATCCGTAGGAGGATCAATGAGTTTGAAAAGCTTGGCAATAATGGAGCAACGAAATTCGACTTCAGACCTTTTTTAGATCTTAAGCTTGAAGCGACCATAGAGAGTGAGCTTGCATTTTGCATTTCAACAGCGAATTCTTCAGCAAAAGCGGGTTTGAGATTTCAAAAGCTTTTAGAGGACAAAGAAGTCACAAAGCTTGAGGTTAGAGAGATTGAAGAACTTTTAAGGACTGCTGGCGTAAGATTTAGCAGAAAAAAGGCATTATACATTGTGAATGCACTAAAAAAATTTAAAGAAATAAAACTTCCTGAAGACGAGAAAGCAAGAGACTTGCTTGTAAATGAAATCTATGGCTTTGGATTCAAGGAAGCAAGCCACTTCCTTAGAAACACTGGTAAAAAGGAATTTGCAATTCTCGACAGACACATTTTAAGGTGGCTCGGTGTTGAGCACAAATGCATGAGCAGAAAGAGATATATTGAGGCAGAGAAGAGAATGCAGGAGATCGCATTTAAAAATAAGCTAAGCGTTGCTGAGCTCGATCTTCTCGTTTGGTTCTCAAAAACAAAAATGGTTTTAAAGTAG
- a CDS encoding NAD(P)/FAD-dependent oxidoreductase: MILIVGAGPAGSLSAMLLGKNYDVLLVEEHQSAGFPVQCAGLISDKCFESYKKYCKIEKALENKIKGAFFFSPSGNFFPAFGDAYVIERKILDEMLLEKASNFAEILMKSKLKFKDKKPILNGKEVSVEYIIGADGVNSEVARAYEFERPPVMTAIQIETRFEPIDQNFVEIYLGKAYSDFFAYAIPLEDTARIGVIAKENAKQYLQNLIEKHPSVSKRVKGSIVELNSGMIPLKLVDFVKQNVALLGDSAGMVKPHTGGGLYYLLVAAEKLAKNFPNLNAYRKDFMRELGKEIRLGERIRRVYSLENRDLENIVRALKEFDFSGVHMDRPSTFLSPSVLFRIFRTIISNPSLVSVATKLLF, encoded by the coding sequence GTGATTTTAATTGTCGGAGCCGGACCCGCTGGAAGCCTTTCCGCAATGCTCTTGGGAAAGAATTATGATGTTCTTTTAGTAGAAGAGCATCAAAGTGCGGGCTTTCCCGTGCAGTGTGCTGGATTGATAAGTGATAAATGCTTTGAAAGCTACAAGAAATACTGCAAGATCGAGAAAGCTCTTGAGAACAAGATAAAAGGAGCCTTTTTCTTTTCTCCTTCAGGAAATTTTTTCCCAGCATTCGGCGACGCTTATGTGATCGAAAGGAAGATCCTCGATGAAATGCTCCTTGAAAAAGCCTCCAATTTTGCTGAGATCTTAATGAAATCAAAGCTGAAGTTTAAAGACAAAAAGCCAATTCTTAATGGCAAAGAAGTTTCCGTGGAATACATAATTGGAGCGGATGGTGTGAACTCAGAAGTTGCAAGAGCCTACGAGTTTGAAAGACCACCTGTAATGACCGCCATACAGATCGAAACCAGATTTGAGCCAATCGATCAAAACTTCGTCGAAATTTACCTTGGCAAAGCTTACAGTGATTTTTTTGCCTATGCTATCCCACTTGAAGACACCGCAAGGATTGGAGTCATTGCGAAAGAGAATGCAAAGCAATATCTTCAAAATTTAATAGAAAAACACCCCTCGGTTTCAAAGCGGGTTAAAGGGAGCATTGTTGAACTAAACTCCGGCATGATCCCCCTAAAGCTTGTTGATTTCGTAAAGCAAAATGTTGCCCTGCTTGGAGACTCTGCGGGAATGGTTAAACCGCACACAGGCGGTGGGCTCTACTATTTGCTTGTTGCAGCTGAGAAGCTTGCAAAGAACTTTCCTAATCTTAATGCGTATCGCAAAGACTTTATGAGAGAACTTGGAAAAGAAATCAGGCTCGGAGAGAGAATAAGGAGGGTTTACAGTCTGGAAAACAGGGATCTCGAAAATATAGTCAGAGCGTTAAAGGAATTCGATTTCTCGGGAGTGCACATGGATCGACCCTCGACTTTTTTAAGCCCAAGCGTTCTTTTTAGGATCTTTAGAACAATTATCAGCAACCCATCGCTTGTAAGTGTTGCAACAAAATTGCTCTTTTAA